A stretch of Panthera tigris isolate Pti1 chromosome E2, P.tigris_Pti1_mat1.1, whole genome shotgun sequence DNA encodes these proteins:
- the CE2H16orf86 gene encoding uncharacterized protein C16orf86 homolog yields the protein MADQCLVPHYEACQTLGEDKCPTVQVSEPELQEERLKLKEERLKPEVESLEERGPPRPMASIVRPSPGPKRKPVNLPGPSHQVHPKAEAEMPQGLPPQREEPEGSQTEPSPSAKQHKKAKKRKSLGAPVLPAVASTVSAPPETLGLERKAQRLRPLYQYINYCNPELNQAGEGDREAEVDVEPELELALVPEEAGVEQLQALLPVTGELGSGLTLPCPSTFVSPIHALAPLGEEVGEEPGCLPKLGISGRLKAEVDKSTQVDIDKMLSVCAAPLVPPLSPQYK from the exons ATGGCAGACCAGTGCCTGGTACCACACTATGAAGCTTGCCAGACCCTGGGTGAAGACAAGTGCCCAACAGTCCAAGTCTCAGAGCCAGAGCTCCAGGAGGAACGACTCAAGCTGAAGGAAGAGAGGCTCAAGCCAGAGGTGGAGTCACTAGAGGAGAGAGGCCCTCCCAGGCCTATGGCCTCCATTGTGAGGCCCAGTCCTGGTCCGAAGAGGAAGCCAGTCAA cctcccaggacCTAGCCACCAAGTCCATCCCAAAGCTGAAGCAGAGATGCCACAGGGGCTGCCACCGCAGAGGGAGGAGCCAGAGGGTAGCCAGACTGAGCCCTCACCATCTGCCAAACAGCACAAAAAAGCCAAGAAGCGCAAGAGTCTGGGAGCTCCAGTGCTCCCAGCTGTGGCCAGCACAGTGTCTGCACCTCCAGAGACCTTGGGGCTGGAGC GAAAGGCCCAGCGCCTGCGGCCCCTGTACCAGTACATCAACTATTGCAATCCTGAGCTGAatcaggcaggggagggggacagggaggctgAGGTGGACGTGGAGCCTGAGTTGGAGTTGGCCCTGGTCCCCGAGGAGGCAGGTGTGGAGCAACTGCAGGCTTTGCTGCCCGTGACAGGTGAGCTGGGGTCAGGCCTCACTCTGCCCTGCCCCAGTACATTCGTGTCCCCCATCCATGCACTGGCTCCCCTGGGAGAGGAGGTTGGAGAAGAGCCAGGGTGTTTGCCCAAGTTGGGGATCAGTGGCCGCCTCAAGGCTGAGGTGGATAAGTCAACCCAGGTGGACATCGATAAGATGCTGAGTGTTTGTGCCGCCCCACTTGTACCTCCACTCTCTCCTCAGTACAAGTGA
- the ENKD1 gene encoding enkurin domain-containing protein 1 isoform X1 codes for MCEGPSRISGPIPPDPTLFPDYYRRPASAQGRLEGNALKLDLVTSDLDLDATPPRGPRIGPGARQILDRGRHGVGGVLLQFGGISLSPGASSKRKDPKDYEKENLKRIREIQKRFREQERSREQGQPRPLKALWRSPKYDKVESRVKAQLQEPSPASGTEPTHFLRAHSRCGPGIPPPRAPSPQLNPPGPNAKGPGLDVDFISHNARTAKRAPRRHSRSLQVLAQVLEQQRQAQEHYNTTQKGHVPHYLLQRRDLWRREAEARQHSQPDPAMPPGHTCMPENQRLETLSNLLQSLCEDGCLSPFVGALTGVLSEDCHTVAEGRIKPHHRMGVQRQEQWCGQYPQSTLPSHRWL; via the exons ATGTGCGAGGGCCCGTCCCGTATCTCGGGGCCAATCCCCCCAGACCCTACGCTCTTCCCTGACTACTACCGGCGGCCGGCCTCGG CCCAAGGACGCCTTGAGGGAAACGCGCTGAAGCTGGACCTGGTCACTTCGGACCTCGATTTGGACGCCACCCCTCCGCGCGGCCCCCGCATAGGTCCTGGAGCCAGACAGATCCTGGACCGTGGCAGGCATGGCGTCGGAGGAGTGCTGCTGCAATTTGGGGGCATCTCCCTAAGCCCAGGGGCCTCTTCCAAGA GGAAGGACCCTAAAGACTATGAGAAGGAGAACCTGAAGCGGATCAGAGAGATCCAGAAGCGCTTCCGTGAGCAGGAGCGCAGCCGGGAGCAGGGCCAGCCCAGGCCCCTGAAGGCTCTGTGGCGTTCACCCAAATATGACAAGGTGGAGTCCCGGGTCAAGGCCCAGCTGCAG gagcccagcccagcctctggAACAGAGCCCACCCACTTCCTTCGGGCACACTCCCGCTGTGGCCCTGGGATCCCACCACCCCGTGCCCCCAGTCCTCAGCTAAACCCACCAGGCCCCAATGCTAAG GGGCCAGGCCTGGATGTGGACTTCATTAGCCACAATGCCCGCACTGCCAAGAGGGCCCCCCGGCGGCATTCCCGCTCCCTGCAGGTCCTGGCACAAGTGCTGGAGCAGCAACGGCAAGCCCAAGAGCACTACAACACCACGCAGAAGGGCCACGTACCCCATTA CTTGTTGCAACGCAGGGATCTGTGGCGGCGGGAGGCTGAGGCCCGCCAGCATAGCCAGCCGGACCCTGCCATGCCCCCTGGTCACACTTGCATGCCTGAGAACCAGCGGCTGGAGACACTGAGCAATCTGCTCCAGA GTCTTTGTGAAGATGGATGTCTGAGCCCTTTTGTGGGGGCGCTTACGGGGGTCCTCAGTGAAGATTGCCACACAGTTGCAGAGGGCAGGATCAAGCCCCATCATAGAATGGGGGTCCAAAGACAGGAGCAGTGGTGTGGGCAGTATCCCCAGAGCACTCTTCCCAGCCACCGGTGGCTGTAG
- the ENKD1 gene encoding enkurin domain-containing protein 1 isoform X2, protein MCEGPSRISGPIPPDPTLFPDYYRRPASAQGRLEGNALKLDLVTSDLDLDATPPRGPRIGPGARQILDRGRHGVGGVLLQFGGISLSPGASSKRKDPKDYEKENLKRIREIQKRFREQERSREQGQPRPLKALWRSPKYDKVESRVKAQLQEPSPASGTEPTHFLRAHSRCGPGIPPPRAPSPQLNPPGPNAKGPGLDVDFISHNARTAKRAPRRHSRSLQVLAQVLEQQRQAQEHYNTTQKGHVPHYLLQRRDLWRREAEARQHSQPDPAMPPGHTCMPENQRLETLSNLLQSQSQLLRELVLLPAGADSLRAQGHHAELDQKLVQVEEAIKIFSRPKVFVKMDV, encoded by the exons ATGTGCGAGGGCCCGTCCCGTATCTCGGGGCCAATCCCCCCAGACCCTACGCTCTTCCCTGACTACTACCGGCGGCCGGCCTCGG CCCAAGGACGCCTTGAGGGAAACGCGCTGAAGCTGGACCTGGTCACTTCGGACCTCGATTTGGACGCCACCCCTCCGCGCGGCCCCCGCATAGGTCCTGGAGCCAGACAGATCCTGGACCGTGGCAGGCATGGCGTCGGAGGAGTGCTGCTGCAATTTGGGGGCATCTCCCTAAGCCCAGGGGCCTCTTCCAAGA GGAAGGACCCTAAAGACTATGAGAAGGAGAACCTGAAGCGGATCAGAGAGATCCAGAAGCGCTTCCGTGAGCAGGAGCGCAGCCGGGAGCAGGGCCAGCCCAGGCCCCTGAAGGCTCTGTGGCGTTCACCCAAATATGACAAGGTGGAGTCCCGGGTCAAGGCCCAGCTGCAG gagcccagcccagcctctggAACAGAGCCCACCCACTTCCTTCGGGCACACTCCCGCTGTGGCCCTGGGATCCCACCACCCCGTGCCCCCAGTCCTCAGCTAAACCCACCAGGCCCCAATGCTAAG GGGCCAGGCCTGGATGTGGACTTCATTAGCCACAATGCCCGCACTGCCAAGAGGGCCCCCCGGCGGCATTCCCGCTCCCTGCAGGTCCTGGCACAAGTGCTGGAGCAGCAACGGCAAGCCCAAGAGCACTACAACACCACGCAGAAGGGCCACGTACCCCATTA CTTGTTGCAACGCAGGGATCTGTGGCGGCGGGAGGCTGAGGCCCGCCAGCATAGCCAGCCGGACCCTGCCATGCCCCCTGGTCACACTTGCATGCCTGAGAACCAGCGGCTGGAGACACTGAGCAATCTGCTCCAGA GCCAGAGCCAGTTGCTACGTGAGCTGGTGCTGCTGCCTGCTGGGGCAGACTCACTGAGGGCCCAGGGCCACCATGCTGAGCTGGACCAGAAGCTGGTGCAGGTAGAGGAGGCCATCAAGATCTTTTCCCGCCCCAAGGTCTTTGTGAAGATGGATGTCTGA